In Streptomyces longhuiensis, the following proteins share a genomic window:
- a CDS encoding nucleobase:cation symporter-2 family protein: MATPAKGPAEGPCSTPPAGLEVHPVDEKLHPSRLVPAALQHIAAMYAGVVTPPLIIGQAVHLDTAGQTRLIAASLLIAGVATLLQTLGVKGLVGNRLPFVNAASSAGIAPMLAIAETNARGDQLPAIYGAVMVAGVFCLAIGPFFGRLLRFFPPLVTGVVITLIGVTLMPVPVAWAQGGDRTAADFGDMKHLGLAAFTLVVILMIQRFGRGFVKQVALLLGLLIGTLAAIPFGMADFGALRSAPVAALPTPFAFGTPEFQPAAIISLCLVMLVLMTESSAGMLAIGEICDRETSGRTITRGLRTDGLATLLGPVFGGFPTSAFAQNVGVVSLTKVRSRYVVAAAGGALLVLGAFPVLGAVVSTVPMPVLGGAGIVLFGSIAVSGIRTLSEAGLDDSSNIILVAVSLGAGIIPLAAPTFYAEFPAWAQTVLGSGISAGALVAVSLNLFFHHLGTRGRATAAAALKSS, from the coding sequence ATGGCAACGCCTGCAAAAGGGCCGGCTGAAGGCCCGTGTTCCACCCCACCGGCAGGACTTGAGGTCCACCCGGTGGACGAGAAGCTCCACCCCTCGCGGCTCGTCCCCGCGGCACTCCAGCACATCGCCGCGATGTACGCGGGCGTGGTCACGCCCCCGCTCATCATCGGTCAGGCCGTCCACCTCGACACGGCGGGCCAGACCCGGCTCATCGCCGCCAGCCTGCTCATCGCGGGCGTGGCCACCCTCCTGCAGACCCTCGGCGTCAAGGGACTCGTCGGCAACCGGCTGCCCTTCGTCAACGCCGCCTCCTCGGCCGGCATCGCGCCGATGCTCGCCATCGCCGAGACCAACGCCCGGGGTGACCAACTCCCCGCCATCTACGGCGCGGTGATGGTCGCCGGCGTCTTCTGCCTCGCGATCGGCCCGTTCTTCGGCAGACTCCTGCGCTTCTTCCCGCCGCTCGTCACGGGCGTCGTCATCACCCTCATCGGGGTGACCCTGATGCCGGTCCCGGTGGCCTGGGCACAGGGCGGCGACAGGACCGCCGCCGACTTCGGCGACATGAAGCACCTGGGACTCGCCGCCTTCACGCTCGTCGTCATCCTGATGATCCAGCGCTTCGGGCGCGGCTTCGTCAAGCAAGTCGCCCTGCTTCTGGGCCTGTTGATCGGCACGCTGGCCGCGATCCCGTTCGGCATGGCGGACTTCGGCGCCCTCAGGTCGGCGCCGGTCGCCGCGCTGCCCACGCCGTTCGCGTTCGGCACGCCCGAGTTCCAGCCCGCCGCGATCATCTCGCTCTGCCTGGTGATGCTCGTCCTGATGACGGAGTCCAGCGCCGGAATGCTCGCCATCGGCGAGATCTGCGACCGCGAGACCAGCGGCAGGACCATCACCCGCGGCCTGCGCACCGACGGCCTCGCCACGCTCCTCGGCCCCGTCTTCGGCGGCTTCCCCACCTCGGCCTTCGCCCAGAACGTCGGCGTCGTCTCGCTGACGAAGGTGCGCAGCCGCTACGTGGTCGCCGCCGCGGGAGGCGCGCTCCTGGTCCTCGGCGCCTTCCCGGTGCTCGGCGCGGTGGTCTCCACGGTGCCGATGCCGGTACTCGGCGGCGCGGGCATCGTCCTCTTCGGCTCCATCGCCGTCAGCGGCATCCGCACGCTGTCGGAGGCCGGCCTCGACGACAGCTCGAACATCATCCTGGTCGCCGTCTCGCTCGGCGCGGGCATCATCCCGCTCGCCGCGCCCACCTTCTACGCCGAATTCCCGGCCTGGGCGCAGACCGTGCTCGGCTCCGGCATCAGCGCGGGCGCCCTGGTCGCCGTATCGCTGAACCTGTTCTTCCACCATCTCGGCACCCGCGGCCGCGCCACCGCCGCCGCGGCACTCAAATCCTCCTAG
- a CDS encoding 8-oxoguanine deaminase, producing the protein MAPSAAPSRIVIENAAIATVDADDTEYASGYVVVADNKIESIGAGQAPAGLENVVRRVDGTGHLVTPGLINTHHHFYQWITRGLATDHNLFNWLVALYPTWARIDEQMARVAAQGSLAMMARGGVTTAMDHHYVYPKGSGDLSGAIIGAASDMGVRFTLARGSMDRSEKDGGLPPDFAVETLEGALAATEETVDKHHDASFGAMTQVAVAPCSPFSVSTELMKQGAELARRLGVRLHTHGSETVEEEKFCHELFGMGPTDYFESTGWLGEDVWMAHCVHMNDSDIAAFARTGTGVAHCPSSNARLAAGIARVPDMLKAGVPVGLGVDGTASNESGELHTELRNALLINRLGAHREAALNARQALRLGTAGGARVLGRAGEIGSLEAGKLADLVLWKIDGIGHSSIADPVTAIVFGAAAPVTLSLVNGKPVVEGGRLLHADEDAIARDARQEAQRLARITAEA; encoded by the coding sequence ATGGCGCCTTCGGCAGCCCCTTCCCGCATCGTCATCGAGAACGCGGCCATCGCGACCGTCGACGCCGACGACACCGAGTACGCCTCCGGCTACGTGGTCGTCGCCGACAACAAGATCGAGTCCATCGGCGCAGGTCAGGCCCCCGCGGGCCTGGAGAACGTCGTGCGCCGCGTCGACGGCACCGGCCACCTCGTCACGCCGGGCCTGATCAACACGCACCACCACTTCTACCAGTGGATCACCCGTGGCCTGGCCACGGACCACAACCTGTTCAACTGGCTGGTCGCGCTGTACCCGACGTGGGCGCGCATCGACGAGCAGATGGCCCGCGTCGCCGCACAGGGCTCCCTCGCGATGATGGCCCGCGGCGGTGTCACCACCGCGATGGACCACCACTACGTGTACCCGAAGGGCTCCGGCGACCTGTCCGGCGCCATCATCGGCGCCGCCTCCGACATGGGCGTCCGCTTCACGCTCGCCCGCGGCTCCATGGACCGCTCCGAGAAGGACGGCGGCCTGCCGCCGGACTTCGCGGTCGAGACCCTTGAGGGCGCGCTCGCGGCCACCGAGGAGACCGTCGACAAGCACCACGACGCCTCCTTCGGCGCGATGACCCAGGTGGCCGTCGCGCCCTGCTCGCCGTTCTCGGTATCCACCGAACTCATGAAGCAGGGCGCCGAGTTGGCGCGCCGCCTGGGGGTACGGCTGCACACTCACGGCAGCGAGACGGTCGAGGAGGAGAAGTTCTGCCACGAGCTCTTCGGCATGGGCCCGACCGACTACTTCGAGTCGACGGGCTGGCTCGGTGAGGACGTGTGGATGGCGCACTGCGTCCACATGAACGACTCGGACATCGCCGCCTTCGCCCGTACGGGCACGGGTGTCGCGCACTGCCCGTCGTCCAACGCCCGTCTGGCGGCCGGCATCGCCCGCGTCCCCGACATGCTCAAGGCCGGCGTCCCCGTCGGTCTCGGCGTCGACGGCACCGCGTCCAACGAGTCCGGCGAGCTGCACACCGAGCTGCGCAACGCGCTCCTCATCAACCGGCTCGGCGCCCACCGCGAGGCCGCCCTGAACGCCCGTCAGGCGCTCAGGCTCGGCACCGCCGGCGGTGCCCGGGTCCTGGGCCGCGCCGGCGAGATCGGTTCCCTGGAGGCGGGCAAGCTCGCCGACCTGGTCCTGTGGAAGATCGACGGCATCGGGCACTCCTCGATCGCCGACCCGGTCACCGCCATCGTCTTCGGCGCGGCGGCCCCGGTCACCCTCTCCCTCGTCAACGGAAAGCCGGTCGTCGAGGGCGGACGCCTGCTGCACGCCGACGAGGACGCCATCGCCCGCGATGCGCGTCAGGAGGCACAGCGCCTCGCGCGGATCACCGCCGAGGCCTGA
- a CDS encoding nucleobase:cation symporter-2 family protein: MATTGLQHVAAMYAGVVAPPLIVGAAVGLSPKELTFLTGACLFTAGLATFLQTLGFWKIGARLPFVNGVTFAGVAPMIAVVNSTDDKKDALPIIFGAVIVAGILGFIAAPFFSKLVRFFPPVVTGTVITLIGVSLMPVAFGWAQGPNPAAKDYGSTTYLTLAGITLVIVLLLRRFTTGFVKQIAVLLGLIIGTLVAIPFGVTDFSPIGDADVIGFPMPFHFGAPQFAAAAIVSLCVVMVVSMTESTADMLALGEIVERPADEKTIAAGLRADTLGSALSPFFNGFMCSAFAQNIGLVAMTKIRSRYVVATGGGFLVLMGLCPMAASLIAVVPRPVLGGAGVVLFGSVAASGIQTLVKANLERDNNVLIVAVSLAVGLIPIAAPEFYHAFPETAKIILDSGISTGCVAAVILNLLFNHIGRGEGADDVTAPMEPGGEIAQTRTAAGSSTSAGSSAAGVH, from the coding sequence ATGGCGACGACCGGACTTCAGCACGTCGCCGCCATGTACGCGGGCGTCGTCGCGCCGCCGCTCATCGTGGGCGCCGCCGTGGGCCTGTCGCCGAAGGAACTCACCTTCCTGACGGGTGCCTGCCTGTTCACCGCGGGGCTCGCCACCTTCCTCCAGACGCTCGGCTTCTGGAAGATCGGCGCCCGTCTGCCGTTCGTCAACGGCGTCACCTTCGCCGGCGTCGCGCCCATGATCGCGGTCGTCAACTCGACGGACGACAAGAAGGACGCGCTACCGATCATCTTCGGGGCCGTGATCGTCGCCGGCATTCTCGGCTTCATCGCCGCCCCCTTCTTCAGCAAGCTGGTGCGGTTCTTCCCGCCGGTCGTGACCGGCACGGTCATCACCCTCATCGGCGTCTCGCTGATGCCCGTCGCGTTCGGCTGGGCCCAGGGACCCAATCCCGCGGCGAAGGACTACGGTTCGACCACCTATCTCACGCTGGCGGGCATCACCCTGGTCATCGTCCTGCTGCTGCGCAGGTTCACCACGGGCTTCGTGAAGCAGATCGCCGTACTCCTCGGCCTGATCATCGGCACCCTCGTCGCGATCCCCTTCGGCGTCACGGACTTCAGCCCGATCGGCGACGCGGACGTCATCGGCTTCCCGATGCCGTTCCACTTCGGCGCCCCGCAGTTCGCCGCCGCGGCGATCGTCTCCCTGTGCGTCGTCATGGTCGTCTCGATGACCGAGTCCACGGCCGACATGCTGGCGCTCGGCGAGATCGTGGAGCGTCCCGCCGACGAGAAGACCATCGCGGCCGGTCTGCGGGCCGACACGCTCGGCTCGGCGCTCAGCCCGTTCTTCAACGGCTTCATGTGCAGCGCGTTCGCCCAGAACATCGGCCTCGTCGCGATGACGAAGATCCGCAGCCGGTACGTCGTCGCCACGGGCGGTGGCTTCCTCGTTCTGATGGGCCTGTGCCCGATGGCCGCCTCGCTGATCGCGGTCGTGCCCCGGCCCGTCCTCGGCGGCGCGGGCGTCGTGCTCTTCGGCTCGGTCGCGGCGAGCGGCATCCAGACCCTCGTCAAGGCGAACCTGGAGCGGGACAACAACGTGCTGATCGTGGCCGTTTCGCTGGCCGTCGGGCTCATCCCGATCGCGGCGCCGGAGTTCTACCACGCGTTCCCGGAGACCGCGAAGATCATCCTGGATTCGGGTATCTCCACCGGCTGTGTGGCCGCGGTGATCCTCAACCTGCTGTTCAACCACATCGGCCGCGGCGAAGGCGCGGACGACGTGACGGCCCCGATGGAGCCGGGCGGTGAGATCGCTCAGACGCGTACGGCCGCCGGGTCCTCCACCTCGGCAGGGTCTTCCGCAGCAGGGGTGCACTGA